Proteins found in one Serratia plymuthica genomic segment:
- the proA gene encoding glutamate-5-semialdehyde dehydrogenase — translation MLEQMGKAAKQASWQLAVLSTAKKNQVLSVMADMLEANSEVILQANEQDMAQARATGMTEALLDRLLLTPARLAAIANDVRQVCRLNDPVGHVLDGSLLDSGLKLERRRVPLGVIGVIYEARPNVTIDVASLCLKTGNAVILRGGKETHNTNLATVKVIQQALEQCGLPAAAVQAIDSPDRALVNELLRLDRYVDMLIPRGGAGLHKLCREQSTIPVITGGIGVCHTYVDDSVDFDKALTVIESAKIQRPSACNSLETLLVNRNIAEQFLPALSARMAAAGVTLHAAQNAMPLLQNGPATVVDVEEGDYDDEWLSLDLNVLVVDDIDQAIDHIRAHGTNHSDAILTRSLSSAEHFVRAVDSSAVYVNASTRFTDGGQFGLGAEVAVSTQKLHARGPMGLDALTTYKWIGYGDDLVRS, via the coding sequence ATGCTGGAGCAAATGGGGAAGGCCGCCAAACAGGCCTCCTGGCAACTGGCGGTGCTGAGCACGGCGAAGAAAAACCAGGTGTTGTCGGTGATGGCCGACATGCTGGAAGCCAACAGCGAAGTGATTTTGCAGGCCAACGAACAGGACATGGCGCAGGCGCGCGCAACCGGGATGACCGAAGCCTTGCTCGATCGCCTGTTGTTGACCCCGGCGCGGCTGGCGGCCATCGCCAACGATGTGCGCCAGGTGTGCCGCCTGAACGATCCGGTCGGCCACGTATTGGACGGCAGCCTGCTGGACAGCGGGCTGAAGCTGGAACGCCGGCGCGTGCCGCTCGGTGTGATCGGCGTGATTTATGAAGCGCGGCCGAACGTCACCATCGACGTCGCCAGCCTGTGCCTGAAGACCGGCAACGCGGTGATCCTGCGCGGCGGTAAAGAAACCCACAACACCAACCTGGCGACGGTGAAGGTGATCCAGCAGGCGCTGGAACAATGCGGCCTGCCGGCAGCGGCGGTGCAGGCGATTGACAGCCCCGATCGTGCGCTGGTGAATGAGCTGCTGCGCCTGGATCGCTACGTAGACATGCTGATCCCACGCGGCGGCGCCGGTTTGCACAAGCTGTGCCGCGAACAGTCGACCATTCCGGTGATCACCGGCGGTATCGGCGTTTGCCATACCTACGTTGACGACAGCGTTGATTTCGACAAGGCGTTGACGGTCATCGAGAGCGCCAAAATCCAGCGCCCAAGCGCCTGTAACTCGCTTGAGACGCTGCTGGTGAACCGCAACATCGCCGAACAGTTCCTGCCGGCGCTGAGCGCCAGGATGGCGGCTGCGGGCGTGACGCTGCACGCGGCGCAGAACGCCATGCCGCTGCTGCAAAACGGCCCGGCGACGGTGGTGGACGTGGAGGAAGGGGATTACGACGACGAATGGCTGTCGTTGGATCTGAACGTGCTGGTGGTGGACGATATCGATCAAGCCATCGACCATATTCGCGCTCATGGCACCAACCACTCCGATGCGATCCTCACCCGTTCGCTGAGCAGCGCTGAGCACTTCGTGCGCGCCGTGGATTCCTCGGCGGTGTACGTTAACGCCAGCACCCGCTTCACCGACGGCGGCCAGTTCGGCCTGGGCGCAGAAGTGGCGGTCAGCACCCAGAAGCTGCATGCACGCGGCCCGATGGGGCTGGACGCACTGACCACCTACAAGTGGATCGGCTACGGCGACGATTTGGTGCGCAGTTAA